A window of Rhinatrema bivittatum chromosome 2, aRhiBiv1.1, whole genome shotgun sequence contains these coding sequences:
- the LOC115083824 gene encoding gastrula zinc finger protein XlCGF57.1-like isoform X1 has protein sequence MAEDLYRNVMKDNYETFSSLGTGSPTVTPDIISHIERGEEPYIRDEPGSEERGTGRSSCSEIDEIKRRNEELHLEEPIEHLEVTNTLPERAGGGTCPGCDWGENCQTQCKSEEKLRSPAGDSTENMTLFEQSTGDISHTVEQQRNQMLPKRYICNECGNCYKDQRNLKSQDSCIKRESPYICSNCGKKSNQRESFPVNQKMHTNHDRSFSCTEHEKSFLHKSDLIIHKNAHAEDRPFPGTEFGDNFIQKQSLLFHQKTHTGDRLFPCTECGKCFSRKGDLIRHLKIHTGERPFPCSECEKSFTQRGSLVEHLRIHSGERPFPCSECGKSFRSKGTLVKHQQVHTGERPFPCNECGKSFIQKGNLRNHQRAHKGERPFPCADCEKRFIKRRDLQVHERIHTGERPFPCKECGKSFCQKGNLTKHLRVHTRERPFPCRKCRKGFRQNEDLIQHLQIHTGERPFPCSECGKSFKQKGHLVEHLIIHTGERPFACTECGKRFSQKRTLSKHLKIHTGERPFLCNQCGKSFIQKGNLVEHLKIHSGERLFLCSHCGKSFIQKGNLVEHLKMHSGERPLTCRECGESFSQKGSLVEHMRIHFRERPFLCNECGKSFNHKGTLTRHLRIHTGERPFSCTECGKSFIEKGNLLLHQRTHKGERPSLLKECRKKVIQ, from the exons GAACAGGCTCTCCGACCGTCACCCCTGATATTATCTCCCACATTGAACGAGGGGAAGAGCCGTACATCAGGGATGAGCCGGGATCAGAGGAAAGAGGAACTGGGagaagcagctgctcag AAATAGATGAGATCAAGAGAAGAAACGAGGAGCTACATCTTGAGGAGCCCATTGAACATCTGGAAGTGACTAATACTCTACCAGAGAGAGCTGGAGGGGGCACCTGCCCAGGCTGTGACTGGGGGGAGAACTGCCAGACTCAATGCAAATCAGAGGAGAAGCTGAGGAGCCCAGCAGGAGACTCCACTGAGAACATGACTCTCTTTGAGCAAAGTACTGGTGATATCTCCCATACTGTGGAGCAGCAGAGAAACCAAATGCTGCCAAAGCGATATATATGTAATGAATGTGGAAACTGCTACAAGGATCAGAGAAATCTAAAATCACAGGACAGTTGTATTAAAAGAGAGAGTCCATATATATGTTCAAATTGTGGCAAGAAATCTAATCAAAGGGAGTCTTTCCCAGTGAACCAGAAAATGCACACTAACCATGACAGATCATTTTCTTGTACTGAACATGAAAAAAGCTTCCTTCACAAATCTGACCTCATAATACATAAGAATGCCCATGCAGAGGACAGGCCCTTCCCAGGTACTGAATTTGGGGATAACTTCATTCAGAAGCAAAGCCTACTTTTTCATCAGAAAACCCACACAGGAGACAGACTATTTCCTTGCACTGAGTGTGGGAAATGTTTCAGTCGAAAGGGAGATCTTATACGGCATCTAAAAATTCATACTGGGGAAAGACCCTTTCCATGCAgtgaatgtgagaaaagctttACGCAGAGGGGAAGTCTTGTAGAGCACCTGAGAATCCACTCTGGAGAGAGACCCTTTCCATGcagtgaatgtgggaaaagctttcgtTCTAAGGGGACACTTGTAAAGCACCAACAAGTTCACACTGGGGAAAGACCCTTTCCATGCAacgaatgtgggaaaagctttattCAGAAGGGGAATCTTCGGAATCACCAGAGAGCACATAAAGGAGAGAGGCCCTTTCCATGCGCTGACTGTGAAAAACGCTTTATCAAGAGAAGAGATCTTCAGGTACATGAGAGAATTCATACTGGGGAAAGACCCTTTCCATGCAAGGAATGCGGGAAAAGTTTCTGTCAGAAGGGAAATCTCACCAAACACCTGAGAGTTCATACCAGGGAGAGGCCATTTCCATGCAGGAAATGTAGGAAAGGATTCCGTCAGAATGAAGATCTTATACAGCATCTGCAAATTCATACTGGGGAAAGACCCTTTCCGTGCAGCGAATGTGGGAAAAGTTTTAAGCAGAAGGGACATCTTGTAGAGCACCTGataatccacactggagagaggcCCTTtgcatgcactgaatgtgggaaacGCTTTAGTCAAAAAAGAACTCTTTCCAAACACCTGAAAattcacacaggagagagacccttTCTGTGCAAtcagtgtggtaaaagctttattCAGAAGGGAAATCTTGTAGAGCACCTGAAAATACACTCTGGAGAGAGGCTCTTTCTGTGCAGTCATTGCGGTAAAAGCTTTATTCAGAAGGGAAATCTTGTAGAGCACCTGAAAATGCACTCTGGAGAGAGGCCCTTAACATGCAGAGAATGTGGGGAAAGCTTCAGTCAGAAGGGAAGTCTTGTAGAGCACATGAGAATCCACTTTAGAGAGAGACCTTTTCTATGTAAtgagtgtgggaaaagctttaATCATAAGGGAACTCTTACCAGACACCTGAGAATTCATACTGGAGAGAGACCGTTTTCttgcactgaatgtgggaaaagctttattGAAAAGGGGAATCTTCTGTTACACCAGAGGACCCATAAAGGAGAGAGACCCTCTCTATTAAAGGAATGCAGGAAAAAGGTTATTCAGTAG
- the LOC115083824 gene encoding gastrula zinc finger protein XlCGF57.1-like isoform X2, with the protein MTLFEQSTGDISHTVEQQRNQMLPKRYICNECGNCYKDQRNLKSQDSCIKRESPYICSNCGKKSNQRESFPVNQKMHTNHDRSFSCTEHEKSFLHKSDLIIHKNAHAEDRPFPGTEFGDNFIQKQSLLFHQKTHTGDRLFPCTECGKCFSRKGDLIRHLKIHTGERPFPCSECEKSFTQRGSLVEHLRIHSGERPFPCSECGKSFRSKGTLVKHQQVHTGERPFPCNECGKSFIQKGNLRNHQRAHKGERPFPCADCEKRFIKRRDLQVHERIHTGERPFPCKECGKSFCQKGNLTKHLRVHTRERPFPCRKCRKGFRQNEDLIQHLQIHTGERPFPCSECGKSFKQKGHLVEHLIIHTGERPFACTECGKRFSQKRTLSKHLKIHTGERPFLCNQCGKSFIQKGNLVEHLKIHSGERLFLCSHCGKSFIQKGNLVEHLKMHSGERPLTCRECGESFSQKGSLVEHMRIHFRERPFLCNECGKSFNHKGTLTRHLRIHTGERPFSCTECGKSFIEKGNLLLHQRTHKGERPSLLKECRKKVIQ; encoded by the coding sequence ATGACTCTCTTTGAGCAAAGTACTGGTGATATCTCCCATACTGTGGAGCAGCAGAGAAACCAAATGCTGCCAAAGCGATATATATGTAATGAATGTGGAAACTGCTACAAGGATCAGAGAAATCTAAAATCACAGGACAGTTGTATTAAAAGAGAGAGTCCATATATATGTTCAAATTGTGGCAAGAAATCTAATCAAAGGGAGTCTTTCCCAGTGAACCAGAAAATGCACACTAACCATGACAGATCATTTTCTTGTACTGAACATGAAAAAAGCTTCCTTCACAAATCTGACCTCATAATACATAAGAATGCCCATGCAGAGGACAGGCCCTTCCCAGGTACTGAATTTGGGGATAACTTCATTCAGAAGCAAAGCCTACTTTTTCATCAGAAAACCCACACAGGAGACAGACTATTTCCTTGCACTGAGTGTGGGAAATGTTTCAGTCGAAAGGGAGATCTTATACGGCATCTAAAAATTCATACTGGGGAAAGACCCTTTCCATGCAgtgaatgtgagaaaagctttACGCAGAGGGGAAGTCTTGTAGAGCACCTGAGAATCCACTCTGGAGAGAGACCCTTTCCATGcagtgaatgtgggaaaagctttcgtTCTAAGGGGACACTTGTAAAGCACCAACAAGTTCACACTGGGGAAAGACCCTTTCCATGCAacgaatgtgggaaaagctttattCAGAAGGGGAATCTTCGGAATCACCAGAGAGCACATAAAGGAGAGAGGCCCTTTCCATGCGCTGACTGTGAAAAACGCTTTATCAAGAGAAGAGATCTTCAGGTACATGAGAGAATTCATACTGGGGAAAGACCCTTTCCATGCAAGGAATGCGGGAAAAGTTTCTGTCAGAAGGGAAATCTCACCAAACACCTGAGAGTTCATACCAGGGAGAGGCCATTTCCATGCAGGAAATGTAGGAAAGGATTCCGTCAGAATGAAGATCTTATACAGCATCTGCAAATTCATACTGGGGAAAGACCCTTTCCGTGCAGCGAATGTGGGAAAAGTTTTAAGCAGAAGGGACATCTTGTAGAGCACCTGataatccacactggagagaggcCCTTtgcatgcactgaatgtgggaaacGCTTTAGTCAAAAAAGAACTCTTTCCAAACACCTGAAAattcacacaggagagagacccttTCTGTGCAAtcagtgtggtaaaagctttattCAGAAGGGAAATCTTGTAGAGCACCTGAAAATACACTCTGGAGAGAGGCTCTTTCTGTGCAGTCATTGCGGTAAAAGCTTTATTCAGAAGGGAAATCTTGTAGAGCACCTGAAAATGCACTCTGGAGAGAGGCCCTTAACATGCAGAGAATGTGGGGAAAGCTTCAGTCAGAAGGGAAGTCTTGTAGAGCACATGAGAATCCACTTTAGAGAGAGACCTTTTCTATGTAAtgagtgtgggaaaagctttaATCATAAGGGAACTCTTACCAGACACCTGAGAATTCATACTGGAGAGAGACCGTTTTCttgcactgaatgtgggaaaagctttattGAAAAGGGGAATCTTCTGTTACACCAGAGGACCCATAAAGGAGAGAGACCCTCTCTATTAAAGGAATGCAGGAAAAAGGTTATTCAGTAG